In the Lepus europaeus isolate LE1 chromosome 10, mLepTim1.pri, whole genome shotgun sequence genome, GGGAGCGGCTGGGCAGGACCAGCTCCCGGGGGAGGACAGGGAGGGTGGCCAGCACCTGAGAGCTGAGAGCCCCTTTTAGGGGTCGGAGACCGGGGAAAGCCAGCTTCCCCGTGTGCAGTGCTGGTGGGGGACGCGGCCCTGGGAGATCTGAACTCTGCACAGCGCAAGAGCGGGGCCTGCCTGGGAGAGTGAGAAGAGGGGCCCCACAAGGGAGCTGAGTGGTCACCTCTGCCCTTCTGGTTGAAGAGACGCACACCGCACTGAAGGGATGGTGCATgcagggagcggggggggggggggagggctggggagctggCCCCCCGCGTCCCACCTTTAAGGAACAGAGGCTTGGCTGGGCACAAGGCAttgcagggaggtggggcccacACCCATCAGGGTCCTGGACCTGGGGAGCCTGGAGGAGCGGTGCCCAAGGGGAGATGCCCCTGTGTGTGACAGCCTGAGGCCCTCCCCTACCTGGCCGTGGCTCTTGGCGTCTGTGCTCTGTGGTTTGTTCAGTGACCCCACATGGCTACGGTGAGGTTGTCGCGTGGATGCTGGACGGGAGGTCACGGGACCATAGGGACAGAGCCTGCAGAGCCATTAGGCTCCTTATCCTGGGTGCACCGGCTGGTGGGCGGAGCCCTGGTGTCTCCAGGTAGGAGGCACTGAGGCATGGCCTACgggcaggaggaggtgggattGTCCACTCTGAGCTCTAGGAAGCCCCCCCCTTCTCCTTCCAGAGGAGGGCGCCATAGACCTGCTGAGGGAACTCAAGGCCATGCCCGTCACACTGCCACCTGCTCCAGGTAGGTCCTTGCCTTCCCCCGGCCTGGGGCaactcctgggagagcagtgtccAAGGGCACCCTGATGGGCACAGgcctgttcctggctctggctctcaatGAGACAGTCAGGGACATTTCGATATCCCACCCTGTCCTCATGGGTTCTACTGGGAGATGTCAGAGTCCCCCTGGGGGGGTCCCCACCACCCCCCGACCCAGGCGGCTTTGTTCGCAGGCCACTCGTGTGGGGGATGTCGGTcaatgccctgagaaagcagagctCAGACGAAGAGGTCATCGCGCTGGCCAAGTCTCTCATCAAGTcgtggaagaagctgctggggTGCGGGTCGGGGCAGTGAGGGCTCGGTGCTTGGAGGAGGGGTGCCCAGGGGGTGCTGGCCTCCTGCTTGTCAGCACAGTGCTGCCTGGAGCTGGAACTGGACTGGGGGCCCGGCCTTTGGAGGTGCTtgcaggaggctggggccccagaacctgctgggctgggcaaagctgaaggtgcctggggccaggggtggcaggaggtggcccagggTGGGGGGCACTGGTATGAATGGGCTGTGCCACTGGGACAGGAAAGCAGCCATGCCTCTGGGCTCTGGGAGGGGGAGCCCTCCTAGGCTGTCCTGGGCACTGTCCTTACCTCTGTGAGGCAGCCACGTGACCTGTGTGGCCAGTGGACACATGCGACACACATGTGGGCTGTCCTCAGTGCAGGCCTCCCAAGGCGTGGGATTCAGGAGGAGCCTGCTCTGTACTGGGAGGGTGGACCCAAAGAGACCCCCCAGGCAAGAAAGGGTGCTGGGGTGGTGGCCtcctggctggggcagggacCGTGACCGTGGCCAGGGCTCTGCTTTGCTGGAGTCCTCTGCCCCTCCACTTACTGCCTCTTCTCCGGAAACTGCAGATGCTTCAGATGCCAGAGCCAGGGACCCGGGGGAGGGGCGcgcctctgcctgcctcctccaAGGCCACCCCCGAGGCCGCGGATCCCAGGTAGAgcacctggggagcaggtgccgcTGTGACCTGGGCGGTGGTCGGGGGGAAGGGTTGGTCAGCCCAGTCCCACCTGGCTGGGTGTGCCTTGCAGTCAGTGAGTTGCTCTGGGTcttccctgcctgccttccctgggGCCTGTCCTGGACCTGGATGCTCACTGGCCTGCTCTGCCTGGTGTCTGTAGACGCCGGCCCTTCCTCCTGGACAGCGGTCAGCCCCCGTCCTGCCTGGGCCCAGGCACACACGGGGCAGCCCAGAGGTGTCCTGGTGAGAGGCTGCTTGGCTCTTGACCAGAGTGGACGGTTAAGCGGTCGGCGGGCTGGGCGTGGGTCACAAGCCGAACCCTGGGTCTATGGCGTGTGCTCCTCTGGAAGCCCCCTGCTCCTATTGATTTCCGCGGGGCTGTGCCCACTGGGCCGGAGGATCAGCCTGGGCCAGCGGGCGGTCCCCGCTTTCTCTGTGTCAGAGGAAGCTGGCCTTGGATGACCCCTGCCTCGTTTTCCACTCAGGCAGCTCCTGATTGCCTAGGCTGTCCTCGCCTCAAGACCTAAGCAGGGTGGGTGCCCCGAGAGGACGAGCCCTGACCCGGTGGGGACCACAGGACCCGCCCCCTCTGACCAGCTGGGCAGACCCCACAGGAACGCCAGGCTGGGTGGACGGGGTGGGGTCATGGGCGGCCCATCTCTCTGCAGCCGCAAGAGGCTGGAGCTGCCCAGGACGCCGTCCACCCCAAGGATGACCACGTTCCCCCCGGTGCCTGTCACCTGCGATGCTGTGCGCACCAAGTGCCGCGAGATGCTGAGCGCCGCCCTGCAGACGGACGGTGCGTGTCCAGTGAGAcagccctgctgccccagcccccgcTCAACATCAGGCAGGGGGGGCCGTCTTCGGGGTCACCAGAGTACTGGCTCCAGGCCAGGGTGCTGTGCGGGCAGAGAACCAGTCGGGGTGCTGGTGGGGTCCTTCCCGCAGGCGACCACGTGGCCATCGGTGTGGACTGTGAGCGTCTGTCAGCCCAGATTGAGGAGTATATCCTTTGTGTGCGGCTGTGGGCCAAGGGGTCTGGCGGAGGCaggacactgggccaggctcCCCATGGGGGCTCCACTGTCCAGCTGCCTAGTGCCCTTTCTGGGCAGTCACTGGCTTTTCTtgcttaaggatttatttattttaaagttagagttacagagagaaggggtggggtgtggagagagagtgaggtggATCTGccctccactggttccctccccagatggctacgacagccagggctgggtgaagccaaagccaggagcttcatctggacctcccctgtgggtgcagggacccagggacttgggccatgagtagggagctggataggaagtagagcagctgggacatgaactggcacccgtatgagatgctggcgttgtaggcggtggctttacccgctatgccccaGCCACTGACTTTTATCTGGGTGGTGGGGTAGCCTCACCCTCGGAGGGCCCTGCCTGCTGGAGTGGTCTGATTCTTGGCGCCCCCGTGGGCTGCCCAGGGCTGGTCAGCCCATCCCACCTGGCTGCCCTGGGTCCTCAGCAGAGCTGAGGTGCACCCTGAACTGGCCTGCAGGTGCCCCTGCCACCTTCCCTGCGGCCTGCTCTGCCCGGCCCAGCAGCAGACCAGGCggtggggctgggcggggcaCTGCCTCCACGAGGGTCCTTAAGTGCCTGCACGCATCTTCCGGGACGTGGGCAGCACGGACATGAAGTACAAGAACCGCGTGCGCAGCCGCATCTCCAACCTCAAGGATGCCAAGAACCCCGACCTGCGGCGCAACGTGCTGTGTGGTGCCATCGCGCCCCAGCAAATCGCTGTGATGACCTCGGAGGTGAGCCCGTGGGGGGCTGGGGCCGCCCCTGCCAGACTGAGGGCTGAGCacttggcccctgcccccaggagatGGCCAGCGACGAGCTGAAGGAGATCCGCAAGGCCATGACCAAGGAGGCCATCCGGGAGCACCAGATGGCCCGCACGGGCGGCACGCCGACGGACCTGTTCACCTGCGGCAAGTGCAGGAAGAAGAACTGCACCTACACGCAGGTGAGCCCACTGGCTTTAGCCTGGGGGTGCCTCTCCCCCCAGCCTCTGGGTCTCTGACCCCTTGAGGGGCGGTCCCCTTCACGGCCTCACTCTCCGGCCCAGGATGCCTCCTACTGGTAGAGGCAGACgctgcagggcctgggggagaCCATGTGACCCCCAGACATAAGGAGAGCGGGCGGAGGCTGAGGGTGAGCACAACTTCTCCACAGGCTGTGGGGCCCGGCATTCACTGGGGTAACACCCCCGGGCCTCCACAAGTACTGGGACCCCTTCCTGCTGGGGTCCTATGACCACCTCCTCGCTTCCCCAGAAGCCCAGCTTTGGAAGGTTGGGGTTGCtgggcagcccagggcccaggggcccaggggcccaggggcccaggggcccaggggcccaggccagctGTAGGCCCACCCAGCCCTCCATACAGGTGCAGACCCGCAGCTCTGACGAGCCAATGACCACCTTCGTCGTCTGCAACGAGTGTGGGAACCGCTggaaggtgggtgggtggggaccagcctgtcctgccccaccccacccccgtctcgTATCGGCCCTGGGCCAGCCTGTCCTGCCCACCTGAGGGTCTTGTTCTTCCTTGCAGTTCTGCTGAGCTTCTGTGCCCACTGCTGCATCCTTGGCTGTGGCCAGTGCTGGCTCTCCTGGGCTTCTCTGGAGACCACATGCCCTGCCCCACCCGCCTGCCTGGAGCGCACCTTCCTGCCCCTCCACGTCCTTATTAAATGTCTCTTTGCTGTCCCTGGTTCTTGGTCCTCCTGGGTTGTGTCCAGGTTTCAGCTGGGCCTCTGGTGGCCAGGCAACCCTGCAGGAAACACTGGGGCAGCCCCCCAACATCCTCAGGGCTTTTGGTCCTGGGGTACTGGGGCAGCACGACCAAACTGCACCATTCTGCCCAGCATGTACCTGCCTGCCGCAGGCGTGGGCTgtgccccctcaccccccacgGACGGCTGTCCCTGTGCTGCCTCCGTGCAAGGGTGGGGGTCTCATGGCTCCAGGTCAGTTCCAGCCTCAAGTCACTTTAATGCCCCAGAAACAGGCGGGAGTGTGGTGGTGATGCTGACCTCCAGGCCCAGGGTACTGTGACTGTGACCCCTGCCTAGCACCTGGGTCACCCAGTGTTCTaccccagcctccagggccagctTTTGTTACCTGCCAGGGATCTGTCCATCCCAGACCCAGGCAGAGCCACCCTGACGGCTCCGCCCAGCCTGGAGGCCCGGGCAATTCCTCTCTAATCCTCCCTAGTGCAGAAACAACCAGGAAGGCTTTTCCTTTGAGAATACCTTCAATAAGAAGACATCCCAGTTTGGTGGATGGAGGCACAGAGATAAATATGaagacatttttcttgtttttgataaAACACAGAAAAGACACGTTTTCAGGTTTAACGTTCGTGAGCTGGCTAGAAAGTGGGTCCTGTCCCCTGGCTCGAGGCTCTGGGGTGCAGATGGTGAGAAGGTGGGTCTCGTCTCACAGCTGCACGAGGCAGGAGGTCTGTCCTCCGGCAGGGGCAGGTCCCAGGGCCCCCACTGCTCTGGTCCAAGTGCTCCAGAGATGGCCCCTCCAGGCTGTGCATGAGCCCCCCGCAGGGCTGCTGGGCGAGGGGGCTTCTGGCCGCCCCCGCGTCTGCCCATGAGAGGCGTCAAGTGTCTGTGCCGTGGTGGGCAGCTAGGCCTCGGAAGAGGACTGTGGGGCTCCCCGGAGCAGCAGGGCACGGTAGGTGGGGGAGCTGAGGAAGCGGGGGGTAGGAGTCCCCGGTGCATCAGCGTGTAGATCTGCAGCTGCGCGTCGTCGAACGTGTGCGCGGACGGCTCCTGCATCTTTCTGTTGATGCCTTCCCGCACCCGGGAATCCAGGCTGACCTGCCGGACAGGGCAGCGCAGTCAGGGGCCCAGGCGGTGAaccccggcccctgcccagcaccggccgcccccgccccacctcctTCGGGGACAGGATGGACACGTAGTCCTCATAGATGAGCCGCGCCTTCTCGTCCACCACGTGCTGGTTGGCCTCGGCCTTGAGCTCCTCGCAGGCCAGCCAGAAGAGCATGTTCTCCTCGCTGTACTCCGTGCGCAGGAAGGCCCGGAACACACTGCGGCCCCGCAGGGCTGTGCATCAGCTTGTCGAAGGACTGTGCCCAGCTCTCCACCTCCTCAGGGCTCGGCGTGGCACTGCAGGCACGAGGCCAGCCACTTCAGCCCAGGGCCTCTggcctgagccccccccccccccccccccgcaggccaCTGGACTCACCACGTCTcgcagctgggcaggggctgcagctTGCTCTCCCGGGAGGCCTGCCACGCTCGCCGCCGCTGCTGGTTCCTGAGAGCAGACACAGGGGCTGCACTGCCCTGGGCACGTGGGGCCCCTATGGCCGCCCACCAGCCCGGGGCTCACAGGAGAACAGCCTCCTTGTAGGCTCCTTCCCATCCAGGCTGGAGCGCCCAGGCCACAGCCTCTGTCCTCTTCAGCAGTTTGACCATGTGCCTCCTCCTGCGCCCCCCTCCCCTCACTGGGGGTGTGACCCTGGCTGATgcaggggtccctgcacccctccctccacccaccatGTCCTGCTTTGACTCAGTCAGGCCTTGGCTGCTCGTGGGTCAGCTGACTACATGTGAGGTCCCCATGTCCCTTCCCTTCAGTAACTAAGGGCCTCCTGACGCCTCTGCAATGACTCCAATGTGCAGCAGCTGCCCTGCACCCTCTGAAGATCTGGTCACCCCTGGAGCCCCACTGCGGCCTCACGCACACACTGACATTGCATGCTGCCTGGGCAGGTCTtcccagtgcccagggccagctgctCCCGCCCTGGGGTCTCTCTGTTCCACCCATTCTAGGTCTGTGCCCGTCTCGCTCCACTGAAGGTCCCCAGGATGACCAGGCATCCAGGGAGGGGTGAAGGCGCACgcagcaggcctggccctgcacaGGGACCAGCCCTGGTGCTACAGCAAGTCTGGGACCAGGCCCTGAGTACGGACGCCAGGGCCACCTCAGAGGTGGCCAGACCTCTgcacctcccttccccacccGGGCCCAGCCTGGTCCCAGGCGCACGTACcaggagcagctgcagcagcagcaccagcacaggCAGCAGGGGCTGCGGCTGGGGGCCGCCGTGGGGGCCGCATCACGGCTGGACATCGAAGGCGGCCGGTCTGCCTCCTctggccctgggtgctggggacacaggacaTCCTCAGCCTCAGGGTGGAACCCCCCCCAACTCCTGGGCTTGTGCCTTCCGCCCACCCAGGTCTTCAGGGATACCTTGACCCCTCATTACCCCCTCCCCAGGGGGCCGGGACAGACAGGGAGCAGCATACCTGCTTGTCAGCCTCATGCGCGGTGGGCATGGGTGGGTAAAGCAGGTGGCCCAGGCTCCGAGATGCCAGCTCCAAGGCCCTCACCACAGCCTGGGGGTCTGGGAAGAGGGGCCAAGGTTCTGACCGAGAACCTGTGACCCCAGACCCCAGCTGTCCTGTGGGAGTGGCCTGCAGCACACCTCcttccctgctctgccccctgccccagcctccggcccctcctcccaggccggCCCCCAGAGGAGGCCCCCAGAGGAGGTTCTGGGACACCCCTGTCGGCTCAGCGCCTGGGAGCCGGAAGCCTGGGTTCCTCTTTCTTGGTTTCCGGCTCCGGGCCCCTCCCGAGGGGGGACTGTGCATTTGGGGGTGGTGACATGAGctgctccttccctctctgtggcaAGGCCTGAAGCCTGAGGgagcacaggaagctggaggaggGGTCTGGGCCCCGGGACCAGGGTCTCTGGCCCTCGGCTGCCCTAACCCTCATACCCCACCGGCACACTGAGGTCCCCACCCTctgggcccagcacctgctggctcaGAAGCCACTGCCGGCTGCCAGCCTCAGGGCCAGCCAGGGAGACCACCCTGCCCCCAGTCGGCCTGGAGACCCTGTGGGGGTGTGCCTTTCCACTCTGGGATGCACCTCTGTGGGGAGGGGCACTGGGTGCCAAAGCCAGCCACAAACACCGGCACATCCCCTCCCTGAGCAGCTGTGCCCTGGTGAGGGCCCTCAGGCCTCCCCCGAGGGTCTGTGGCCAGGAGGCTTGGGACctggttctattttattttctacttttctcaCTCCCGAGCCTGGCCCTCTGCATCCTCAACCCCACTGGCCGTGGCTCTCAGCACCCAGGACAGGACAAGGCCCACAGGCCACCGCCTCCTGTCCCTGGGCCAAAGCCTCCTGACACCTGCTGGCTTCCTCTCCCAGGAGGGTCCCAAAGCCAAGTGTGTTGGGGGGAACCACGTGCCCTGTGGGGGTCAAGTTTCCAAAGAAGGGGCACGgcagccagggcccctgcccctgagACCTGACCCAGGCCGGAACCCCAGCCACTGTCGGGGGTTCCGCACAGGTTGAGgctggcccctcctccagccccgccTCTCTCTCAGGCAGTAGGGTCTGGACCCacgctccctcctccccacccccgggccTGGAAGGGGAGAGCAGGAGCCACTCCGGCCTCTGGGGACAGGGCTCCCTCGGGAGCGGCTGCAGCTCTGCTCCACACAAGGAAGAAGAACGGCCCTGCGCCCGCCCAGtccaaaaaaagaacaagaaaatgtgaCAATCTCAGAAAAATGTCACAATCTTTgggagggggctggcagggaCCTCTCCAACCCGTTgccccagccaggggctggggggcggcGCCCCGTCTGGCCAGGCTCCCCCCACCCTGgaatccctccctcccctgttcTCGCCCCGGGGTCAGGCAGGAGGCGTGCGGACCCCTCCCCGCACACtccgcagcccccacccccatctcaagGCGCCCGTCCTGGGCCCCACTCACCAGCAACCCAAAggcgggtgggggcgggaggggccggttcgcgctggcccctccctggctgtcGAAGGGGCGTGCACGGCACGGCAGCAGCCGCAGCGCCCAGGCCGGGCAGCGGGAGGTCCTCCCGCGGCGTCCCGAGCCCCGGCCCGCGAGGGCCTCCGGTCCGCCTCGCAGCGCGGAGCGGCTGCCGGCCGACCcgacggggtgggggggcgggggcgcacAGGGCGTCCCGCCCCGGCCGCTCCCCGCCAAGCTAGCGGGGCGGGAGCCGCGGAAACCTGGGTCCTTCCGGCCCCCGCCTTTAAGCAATCTCTCCCCCGGCTCCGAGCTGCACAAAAAGGGAACCCGCCgcagcgcccctcccccaggcgcGGGGCGGGCTCCAGTGCCGCCGCGGCCCGGGGTCCACGTGGACCCGCGGCCGCGGCCCCCGAGGGGCAGGTCCCggcgcaggccgtggcggccCCGCCGCGCACCGCCGGGCCGGCCGCGAGGCCAGAGCCGCCGTCCCCGGCGCCGCGCGCGCACTCACCGGCCGCGCTCCCGAGCCgccagcgccgccgccgcccgcgcgctCCGAGGTCCGGCCCCGGCgtcggggagggggcgcgggcgcAGTGCGCAGGCGCGCGACGGACTTCCCCAAAGCGCGGGCCGGGACTTCCTCGCGCcgtccgccccgccccgcgctcgCCGGGCCCGGCGCCCCCCGCGCTCGGCCGCGGTGGCCCCGGGAGATGGCGCTGTGGTGTGCGGGGCCGGGGCTTCGCAGCCCCTGTGGGCCACGGGCTGCGGTCCCGCATGCGGCCCGGACTGCTCGCATGGGCGGGGGTCCGGAGCTCGTCCCTGGGCCGTGGCGCTGCTGGGCAGCAGGGGCGCCGCTTCTCGCACCCCGAGGCGCGCCGAAGGGCCCATGGGGCCTGGCTGAGTCCCCGTTGACCCCTGCGGTGGCCCCGAGTGTCCCCTTAGCCCAGTCCCTTTGACTGGCACAGGTGCTTTGGCTCAGTGTCAGCGTGAGCCGCGTCCGCCCTGGTCCTGGTCTGCAGGTCGGCTGCCCACTGTGCCGCTCCGGCCGCCCCTGTCTCCCTCAGCACTGCCTGCTCCGCTCCGGGGGCCAGCGTCCTCTCCCGGGGCACAGGTGGGGACACCTGGGCTATGCCCAGGGGCCCTGGCGGCTCTGTGGGGCTGGCTGGGCAGGCAGAGTCCAGGAGGCCCTGTTTGGACAGGGGTGGCTGCCTCTTCTGTAGCCCACGTAGTTGTCCTGAGAGGGTCAGGGGAGGACGGGGAGGCCCTGGCCACGGCCACACTGTCCTGCAGCACTTGGGGTATATCTCCATGGCAGGGAAATGCAGGGGTATGGCCCGGTGGGGGGCCGGCACATTCCCTCCCTCTTGtcctctgctccccccccccccccgcacctgcACCCATCTCCCCAGGCCACTGCTGGTCAGCACAGACCTTCCCCTGGCCtcatgggaggggctggggatgaTGGAGTTGGGCCTGAACCCCCCACCCCGCACAGGGCCACAGCACTTGTGTAGGTGGGAGCCCCCTCCCTGGTGGGGACTTAAGGGTGCTtgtgtgcccacctgccccccccccccccaggcagccGCCTTGGCCACTGCCTTGCCAGCCTTCCCCTGGGGTTGGGCTCCGTGCCTGCCTGTGCCCATGACCTCTCCCCAAACAGAGCACTGTGGGGTGGGGTAGGGCTCTGCACTGAGACCCTCTCTTTAAACAGGAAGCAATGGAAGCTCTGAGAAGTGATGGGATAATAAGTGATTTTATTAGACAGACGAACGTGTCCCAGGCACTCCGTAAACTGAAGGAATTCTGGTCCAGACTGCAGGGAGCTTGgccaaggagccaggaccttctggaGCCACCGACTGCCAGGGGCTGagcagctgccccccacccccaccctctcccctcctctggaAGCTCCCCACACAGTCCAGGCTCGGGTGAAGGCCGAGGGCAGCAAGCAGCCGGGAAGGGATGAAGGGTCCGGTGCAGGGCACAAAGGGCCCAGGTCCCCAcacgggcaggggagggcaggggaggggccctggccaCCAGCGGGCAGGATTCCTTGCTGCGTCCCagctcccaaatggcctctactgACAGATCCGCGCTCTGCTCCAGGCAGAGCGAGTGGGAGCCCTTGGCAGGGGGAAGGGTCTGGGGGCTCCTGCAGCTGTCCCCGCCTGCCCCTCCGTGggaaggaggggcggggccgagaGCCGGCTCTGGGGAGGAAGGCGGGGCTGCTTAGAGACCCGGCTCCTTGCCGGTCCGTGCTGTTCGCcgagtggggagtggggaggacgTCCAGGGGGCTGCCCTTCCCTGGGgtctgccccctgcccagcaTACCTGGGGCTGCCTGCTGCGAAGATGGCCCTCGGCCCTGAGCTCTGGGAAGCTAGAACGCCTGTGGAGCCCGCGCGCCCTGCGGCTCGGACCCGCGGCTGCATCTCCTTCCTGTGCTGTGTGCGCCCTTCGCCGTGTACCCTAGGGCCCGTGGGAGGCGGCGTCCACGCCGTCCCCTCCCCCCCGGGGGTCCCGGGAGCACAGCCGACAGACCAGGGCGCCTCGGGGAAGAACTTTATGTGCAGAGGCGCGCAAGGAGGGCTCACCGCGGGAAGACGACGCCGTCGGCCTTGTCCTCCAGGATAGATTCCACGCGCCTCCGCTACGGGGGCAGGGGCTGCGGTCGCGTGCGTGGGCGGGCGGGGCCCCTCTCCGCCCCCTCCCGGGCTTGCCCGTACCTCTTGCCGGTTCAGCGGGTCGGGGATCCGCGTCGGCTTCAGCTGCGGCGGCAGGAACGCCTCCAGCCGCACGGCGGCGCGCGCACACCTCTGGCGCCGGAGAAGCAGCGAGATCTCCTCGGTCTGCCGGCCGCAGGGGCGCTGAGCGGGGTCTCCAGGCCGAGCGCCCGGCGCCCCGGGCTGTCCCCTCCCCGCGCCACACCCCTGGCGTCGGCCCGGTCCGGCCTCACCCGCAGGCGGTTGTAGCGCAGCCGCAGGGCGCGGACGCGGCCGCGCGCCTCGGCCGCCTGGAGGACGCCGACCAGCCGGTCCTGGCGCTGGCCGGGCGGCTCTAGCGGCTGGGCCCAGGCGCGCGGGTCCGGCACGCGCAGCGCCGCCTCCGCCGAGTCGCGAGGGAAGATGGATGCGGCCAGGCCCACGTCCTGCAGCAGGTCGCCGAAGAGCAGGTGGCGGCGGCGCTGCGCGGGGGCCATGGCAGCCAGGTTGTCCAGCGTCAGCTCCCAGCCAGGCCCGGGGGGCTCCGTCGGGGGCGCCCCCTCCGCGCGTTCCCCCGGGGGCCGCACTCCCGGCGCGCTCTTCCTGGAGCGCTCTCGCGGGCCCTTGCTCCCAGCCTCCCTCGGCGGCTGCATCCCCGGGCCCTGCGAGGGGGAATACCTCGCGCCGTCGGTGCCCGAGCCAACGGCCCCCTCCTCCCGGCACAGCCGGCCCAGACCTGCCAGCCGAGCTGGGAAAGTGCCGAGCCCCCTGGACTTCGGCTAGCCCGAGAGGCAGAGTCCCGGGGGACCTCGACGTGCACCCTGGCGCCCCCGTCCATCCTCCCCCTCCTGGCCGGGCGACGCCcgggggaagaggcagagggcgCGGGGACGCAGGCCCGGCTCGATGAGGATGGGTGTTCTCGTGCCTGCGGGGCGCCTGTACACCTGCATGTGGGGCAGGTCCGAGTTGGGTGGGCAGCTGGCTCCCCGCAAGGGCGTCCCCATTTCCCTGGCCTGCGTCCCGGGGGTCCTGGAGGGGTC is a window encoding:
- the RGS19 gene encoding LOW QUALITY PROTEIN: regulator of G-protein signaling 19 (The sequence of the model RefSeq protein was modified relative to this genomic sequence to represent the inferred CDS: deleted 3 bases in 2 codons); the encoded protein is MHSPPSGGARSRKPRKRNPGFRLPGAEPTGVSQNLLWGPPLGAGLGGGAGGWGRGQSREGGVLQATPTGQLGSGVTGSRSEPWPLFPDPQAVVRALELASRSLGHLLYPPMPTAHEADKQHPGPEEADRPPSMSSRDAAPTAAPSRSPCCLCWCCCCSCSWNQQRRRAWQASRESKLQPLPSCETCATPSPEEVESWAQSFDKLMHSPAGRSVFRAFLRTEYSEENMLFWLACEELKAEANQHVVDEKARLIYEDYVSILSPKEVSLDSRVREGINRKMQEPSAHTFDDAQLQIYTLMHRTPTPRFLSSPTYRALLLRGAPQSSSEA
- the LKAAEAR1 gene encoding protein LKAAEAR1, with protein sequence MQPPREAGSKGPRERSRKSAPGVRPPGERAEGAPPTEPPGPGWELTLDNLAAMAPAQRRRHLLFGDLLQDVGLAASIFPRDSAEAALRVPDPRAWAQPLEPPGQRQDRLVGVLQAAEARGRVRALRLRYNRLRTEEISLLLRRQRCARAAVRLEAFLPPQLKPTRIPDPLNRQERRRVESILEDKADGVVFPR
- the TCEA2 gene encoding transcription elongation factor A protein 2 isoform X2, translated to MLQMPEPGTRGRGAPLPASSKATPEAADPSRKRLELPRTPSTPRMTTFPPVPVTCDAVRTKCREMLSAALQTDGDHVAIGVDCERLSAQIEECIFRDVGSTDMKYKNRVRSRISNLKDAKNPDLRRNVLCGAIAPQQIAVMTSEEMASDELKEIRKAMTKEAIREHQMARTGGTPTDLFTCGKCRKKNCTYTQVQTRSSDEPMTTFVVCNECGNRWKFC
- the TCEA2 gene encoding transcription elongation factor A protein 2 isoform X1 translates to MWAVLSAGLPRRGIQEEPALYWEGGPKETPQMLQMPEPGTRGRGAPLPASSKATPEAADPSRKRLELPRTPSTPRMTTFPPVPVTCDAVRTKCREMLSAALQTDGDHVAIGVDCERLSAQIEECIFRDVGSTDMKYKNRVRSRISNLKDAKNPDLRRNVLCGAIAPQQIAVMTSEEMASDELKEIRKAMTKEAIREHQMARTGGTPTDLFTCGKCRKKNCTYTQVQTRSSDEPMTTFVVCNECGNRWKFC